Proteins found in one Hoplias malabaricus isolate fHopMal1 chromosome 17, fHopMal1.hap1, whole genome shotgun sequence genomic segment:
- the zgc:162144 gene encoding RD3 domain-containing protein, translating into MFPWSAVFSLEPKVPGQRTPEELVTNTLMLELGAMVKRTERIRLERATEVRRRRGSADYSWLAGPQPHVPYELTPGDVLDLQELCAQIPPSQCGPVIVRFRKLVTEYEPEVHEVSQLFRSVLRACLDEARGDAELQARNGRCDKPRSKSLSFVTFRSRLRMLSRGRGSFGGSRGNLQEEPAWSDEEEEEEEVAGHAGTVTRPRRGRSQSMPEIIPMEQAAQS; encoded by the exons ATGTTCCCATGGTCTGCTGTGTTCTCGCTGGAGCCCAAAGTGCCAGGCCAACGCACTCCAGAGGAGCTGGTCACCAACACTCTGATGCTGGAGCTGGGGGCCATGGTGAAGAGAACAGAACGTATCCGTCTAGAGAGGGCCACAGAGGTCCGACGTCGTCGTGGCTCAGCAGACTACAGCTGGCTGGCCGGCCCTCAGCCCCATGTCCCCTACGAGCTCACACCAGGAGATGTGCTGGACCTACAAGAGCTCTGTGCCCAGATACCTCCTTCTCAGTGTGGCCCAGTCATTGTCAG GTTCCGTAAACTGGTGACGGAGTACGAGCCTGAGGTGCACGAGGTGTCGCAGCTCTTCCGCTCCGTGCTGCGCGCATGCCTGGACGAGGCTCGCGGAGACGCTGAGCTCCAGGCCCGGAACGGCCGCTGCGATAAGCCGCGCAGCAAGAGCCTGTCCTTCGTCACTTTCCGTTCAAGGCTGCGCATGCTGAGCCGAGGCAGGGGCAGCTTCGGCGGCTCACGCGGAAACCTGCAGGAGGAGCCCGCCTGGTCcgatgaagaggaggaagaggaggaggtcgCGGGCCACGCCGGCACAGTAACGAGGCCGAGGAGGGGGAGGAGCCAGAGCATGCCCGAGATCATCCCAATGGAACAGGCCGCTCAGAGCTGA
- the stx5a gene encoding syntaxin-5a has protein sequence MTCRDRTLEFQSACKSLQGRQIQNGMQAKPSLHALKQRSDFTVMAKRIGKDLSNTFAKLEKLTILAKRKSLFDDKHVEIEELTYIIKQDIDSLNKQIAQLQNLVRSRSGQNGRHIQTHSNTIVVSLQSKLASMSNDFKSVLEVRTENLKQQRSRREQFSQAPVSASPLLANNFSSSVLMQDESRSIGGDVTIDMDSSANPLQLQLIDEQDSYIQSRADTMQNIETTIVELSSIFQQLAHMVKEQEETIQRIDSNVEDTQLNVEMAHTQILKYFQSVSSNRWLMIKIFLVLVVFFIIFVVFLA, from the exons ATGACTTGTAGAGACCGCACCCTTGAGTTCCAGTCTGCTTGTAAATCATTGCAGGGGAGACAGATACAG AATGGTATGCAGGCGAAGCCCTCCCTTCATGCTCTTAAACAGCGAAGTGACTTTACAGTCATGGCAAA GCGAATTGGGAAGGACTTGAGTAACACATTTGCCAAACTGGAAAAACTAACAATTT TGGCCAAAAGGAAATCACTATTTGATGATAAACACGTTGAAATTGAAGAGTTAACCTACATTATAAAGCAG GACATTGACAGTTTGAATAAACAGATAGCACAGCTGCAGAATCTGGTACGATCCCGCAGCGGACAGAATGGACGCCATATCCAGACACATTCCAACACGATTGTCGTCTCTCTTCAG TCAAAATTAGCATCGATGTCTAATGATTTCAAGTCCGTGTTGGAAGTGAGAACCGAG AATCTAAAGCAACAGCGTAGTAGGAGAGAACAGTTTTCTCAGGCCCCAGTATCTGCCTCTCCTCTTCTTGCTAACAACTTTA GTAGCTCAGTACTCATGCAAGATGAATCTAGAAGCATTGGTGGTGATGTCACCATTGACATGGACTCAAGTGCCAACCCCCTCCAACTGCAACTTATTGATGAACAG GACTCTTATATCCAGAGTCGAGCAGATACTATGCAAAACATTGAGACCACCATCGTGGAGTTAAGCTCCATTTTCCAACAGTTGGCACATATGGTCAAAGAACAGGAGGAGACCATACAGAG GATTGATTCCAATGTAGAGGACACTCAGCTGAACGTGGAAATGGCCCACACCCAGATTCTGAAATACTTTCAGTCAGTGTCCTCCAACCGCTGGCTCATGATCAAGATATTCCTTGTGCTTGTTGTTTTCTTCATCATTTTTGTGGTCTTCCTCGCCTGA
- the si:dkeyp-115e12.6 gene encoding centromere protein F, with protein MMSWATEDWTAGLSGRVLQKVQELQAHNEKLTREKQQRQLQLDNSETALHKQKQKYEEVRVELAAVHRDLVGVRDGAQAEARAKERLIQELQTKAAQVCALENQLESAKSITQKLTHEVKRLEAELEKLQKESVSGESMMFSTPCWNMNSPWDQNGGKSVLRGEGDHVRQQLLFGDSPKPLEGGVSSQLPQQPYKTPSLRRGVLQSEGRTHSSLFPWERDDTRPVPRGRPASTPFSSSSSDGLNSRDNGTEESLRKERDDLCMKVSGLQKELQVEKERLRETESRLSQIQKDVDMKGQNLARSKDELARAQTRIAQEGDRAQAAEQRVKHLQEELKCQRQNAETSRCNAELRRKDMERDHQKELLELQRERQSMEKQHQQENNRLNQEIQQARTAHNTLQAQHDKLSLQKQAVERDLEEVQAKLKSAQSDLTDSQKKETQTQAKLTESLRESEALRVNLEQLKKKEKSLEAEVKNLTEELAEALKLIKELQAQLSAPPPPLVSHSFTPVTEDNFPPVLSVHPDRTPPHQYSSQRKRPPKPGRQRDTGRPETLPYPPDREPAEGIESEHISEFGSEDSVTVSTKGHKGNQHRAERPGEIDIESSITEQDTGIEDTDTDSYMSDSMSERLFKDEGFLQTDIRCDSGNKNSTSVHQGQKQDLSSLKELTKENAVLREELRDVKKELDKRMDDLETQRRAEAEARTKLKQLSKKHSSQTEQHRAKAQELKEKGSKLETLLEQEKKESAELRVVVAALEKEAEKRQEEEEIGEMERKEEIVKLKEDLAETEEKVKQLEGERENIQKELTMLQSELFQEREERARQSEEEKKLLKSREHEGLKMAELQAELGRLQLSAALENRNIKDNLPLTYLQLGNQSKTTDVENNVTSSATNNVSFCESANLQNTTLSKETTITSLINVDTCNKSVEILQKSTGDSTSTKNVGSQEKPKECTDLDDTTVLVLELERVRIQRDKEAEKAKKAQKKLDILQNQVTSQTQQLTLAFEKQSKHIDDLLRELQERDNALFRQGEELQSCQKEIASLKADKQKRELVKSSTEQAAEAFENSDCVLVTSSVIADAQSMVKEESLNMKNKPLQLDSQFSANVDDGNCHPRSRTCELPINSKEAVSLFTSDEHGWDSSFNAENTKMKGPLQPITPAQEGSNDMVQSNSEKSESFTFSSPSKSMEQSDISEFPHSLMEYPTDDVSGLKMAINDLHGTQNELLKVKHNQLTVQLQEVSKEEFLTLKQENEQLKSKWKEIENETQASQNSLLTQHGSFHLTNTKVENRATGEPIDSDSPWLKEAVAVCESSENGERDSKEEGEMINGKSEDETQVHFLQKQVQALEAKLQLLSAHNREQAEELQIWRLSASSTGECVEDLSSGSPRFLVREDQLVFSCSPTGRQTLSQQSSFRSVGEHGDLSQTKGYFDPEAGHDERDNQLLSQKTLRSFQSVLRAKELITDDGSTATEANIQQKEITSPDVESTALLSSSQMVGIKDDFSHQNKEREDALENVSISSEAQPKENTFAKEILEDCTAIFKSEYTIPDTKFVTEQAEMRDPQKSNLHHGDTVIHNQNFGKVTEQAAAPGRQTENSAQNGVVMKCLATGESQKSGTALVTGTADQPSTKEMKTMSTQTEKCSPSDVVDVGKHITPQRTVVLLHASTQTQAEEVKQPKEEDEESIDSPPTSPAPPTDPEKLLFSGAFPIPANPAHLAERIRRNRSRMSAAYDDTEYEPYGLPEVVMKGFADIPSGLACPYVLRRGLLGTDALPVSLREPLKKVEEDIEP; from the exons ATGATGAGCTGGGCCACAGAGGACTGGACCGCAGGTCTCTCTGGCCGTGTCCTGCAGAAGGTTCAGGAGCTTCAGGCGCACAATGAGAAACTGACCCGAGAAAAACAGCAGAGGCAACTCCAGTTGGACAACTCTGAGACAGCCCTGCACAAACAGAAGCAAAAG TATGAAGAGGTGCGTGTAGAGCTGGCAGCAGTGCACAGGGATCTAGTGGGAGTTAGAGATGGGGCTCAGGCAGAGGCACGGGCAAAGGAGCGTCTGATACAAGAGCTTCAGACAAAAGCAGCTCAGGTGTGCGCTCTTGAGAACCAGCTGGAGTCGGCCAAATCAATTACACAGAAGCTCACGCATGAAGTAAAACG ACTTGAGGCAGAGCTAGAGAAGCTGCAGAAGGAGAGTGTCTCAGGGGAATCCATGATGTTTTCTACTCCATGCTGGAACATGAACTCACCATGGGATCAAAATG GTGGTAAGAGTGTTCTTAGAGGAGAGGGTGACCATGTCAGA CAACAGCTGCTCTTTGGAGACAGCCCTAAACCTTTAGAGGGTGGAGTTTCATCACAGTTACCACAGCAACCTTACAAAACTCCATCCCTCCGGCGGGGTGTTCTCCAATCAGAGGGGCGTACTCACTCCTCTTTGTTTCCGTGGGAACGGGATGACACAAGGCCTGTTCCCAGAGGACGACCAGCATCCACTCCCTTCTCCTCGTCCTCCAGTGATGGCTTGAATTCACGTGATAATGGAACAGAGGAGTCTCTGAGGAAAGAAAGGGATG aTCTGTGTATGAAGGTATCTGGGCTCCAGAAGGAGCTGCAGGTGGAGaaggagagactgagagagactgAGTCGCGTCTTTCTCAGATTCAGAAAGATGTAGACATGAAAGGGCAGAATCTCGCTCGCTCCAAAGATGAGTTGGCCCGTGCTCAAACACGTATCGCACAGGAGGGGGACCGG GCCCAAGCAGCTGAACAGCGAGTGAAGCATTTACAGGAGGAACTAAAGTGCCAGAGGCAAAATGCTGAGACCAGTCGATGCAATGCTGAGCTGCGCAGGAAGGACATGGAGAGAGATCATCAGaaa GAGTTGTTAGAACTGCAGAGAGAAAGGCAGTCAATGGAGAAGCAGCACCAGCAGGAAAACAACAGACTTAACCAAGAGATACAGCAAGCCCGaacagcacacaacacactacaggCACAACACGACAAG CTGTCTCTGCAGAAGCAAGCAGTGGAGAGGGACTTGGAGGAAGTGCAGGCCAAGCTGAAGAGCGCACAGTCCGATCTCACTGACAGTCAAAAGAAAGAGACTCAGACACAAGCAAAACTTACA GAGTCATTGCGGGAAAGTGAGGCCTTGAGAGTAAATTTGGAACAACttaagaagaaagagaaaagccTGGAGGCAGAAGTGAAGAACTTGACGGAGGAGTTAGCTGAAGCACTGAAGCTCATTAAAGAACTGCAGG CCCAACTTTCAGCTCCTCCTCCACCGTTAGTCTCTCACAGCTTCACTCCTGTTACTGAGGACAACTTCcctcctgttctctctgtcCATCCTGATCGCACTCCACCTCACCAATACTCATCCCAGAGAAAGAGACCTCCAAAACCTGGAAGACAAAGAGATACTGGCAGACCAGAGACATTACCCTATCCCCCTGACAGAGAACCTGCAGAGGGAATTGAGTCGGAACACATCAGTGAATTTGGATCTGAAGACTCTGTGACAGTAAGCACCAAAGGTCATAAAGGAAACCAGCACAGAGCAGAAAGGCCTGGTGAAATTGACATTGAGAGCTCTATCACTGAACAAGACACTGGGATAGAAGATACAGACACAGACTCTTATATGTCTGATTCAATGAGTGAGCGCCTGTTTAAAGATGAAGGCTTTCTACAGACAGATATTCGTTGTGACTCAGGAAACAAAAACTCAACGTCTGTACATCAAGGACAGAAACAAGATTTATCTTCCCTCAAAGAGTTAACGAAAGAGAATGCTGTTCTACGGGAAGAGCTCAGGGATGTCAAGAAAGAGCTTGATAAACGTATGGATGATCTTGAAACTCAGAGGCGAGCAGAAGCTGAGGCCAGAACCAAATTGAAGCAGCTGAGCAAGAAGCACTCAAGCCAGACAGAGCAACATCGTGCCAAAGCCCAAGAGTTAAAAGAGAAAGGTAGCAAACTGGAGACCTTGCTGGAACAGGAAAAGAAGGAGAGTGCAGAACTCAGGGTAGTGGTAGCTGCTTTGGAGAAGGAAGCTGAAAAAAGACAGGAGGAAGAAGAGATAGGAGAAAtggaaagaaaagaggagaTTGTGAAGCTTAAAGAAGACTTAGCTGAGACGGAAGAGAAGGTAAAACAGCTTGAAGgagaaagggaaaatattcAAAAGGAACTTACGATGCTTCAGTCTGAGCTTTTTCAGGAACGGGAGGAGAGAGCAAGACAGagtgaggaggagaaaaaaCTACTTAAATCCAGGGAACATGAAGGTCTTAAAATGGCAGAACTTCAAGCAGAGTTAGGTAGGCTACAACTATCTGCTGCCCTTgaaaatagaaatataaaagaCAACTTGCCTTTGACCTATCTACAGCTTGGAAACCAATCAAAAACTACAGATGTTGAAAATAATGTTACTTCATCTGCTACTAATAATGTATCCTTCTGTGAGTCTGCAAACCTTCAGAACACCACGCTGTCTAAGGAAACCACCATAACGTCTCTGATAAATGTTGATACTTGTAACAAATCTGTGGAAATTTTGCAAAAGAGCACAGGGGACAGTACCTCAACAAAAAATGTTGGAAGTCAAGAAAAACCCAAAGAGTGCACTGATCTGGATGACACTACAGTTCTGGTCTTGGAGTTGGAACGTGTGCGAATTCAGAGAGACAAGGAAGCAGAGAAGGCAAAAAAGGCACAGAAAAAGCTGGACATTCTTCAGAACCAGGTCACtagtcagacacagcagttaaCACTTGCTTTTGAAAAGCAGAGCAAGCATATTGACGACCTCTTGAGGGAACTACAAGAAAGAGACAATGCCCTCTTTAGACAAGGAGAGGAACTGCAAAGCTGCCAAAAAGAAATTGCCTCACTCAAAGCAGATAAACAGAAGAGGGAGCTGGTGAAATCTAGCACTGAACAAGCCGCAGAAGCTTTTGAGAACTCAGACTGTGTTTTAGTGACCAGCAGTGTGATTGCTGATGCCCAAAGCATGGTTAAAGAAGAATCTCTCAATATGAAAAACAAACCACTGCAGTTAGATTCACAATTCTCTGCAAATGTAGATGATGGAAATTGTCATCCTAGGAGTAGAACTTGTGAATTGCCTATAAATTCTAAAGAAGCTGTGTCACTATTCACCTCAGATGAACACGGTTGGGATTCTTCCTTCAATGCTGAAAACACTAAAATGAAGGGACCATTGCAACCAATTACTCCTGCTCAGGAAGGCAGCAACGATATGGTTCAGAGCAACTCGGAGAAGTCAGAGAGCTTCACTTTTTCAAGTCCCAGCAAGTCAATGGAACAATCAGATATTTCTGAATTCCCACACAGCCTTATGGAATACCCCACAGATGATGTCAGCGGCTTGAAAATGGCAATAAACGATTTGCATGGAACACAGAATGAGCTCTTGAAAGTTAAACATAACCAGCTGACTGTGCAGCTGCAAGAAGTTTCCAAGGAGGAATTTCTGACCCTCAAACAAGAAAATGAACAGCTGAAATCAAAATggaaagaaatagaaaatgAAACACAGGCATCACAAAACTCCCTGCTGACACAACATGGGTCTTTCCATTTGACAAACACTAAAGTAGAGAATAGAGCCACTGGTGAACCCATTGACAGTGATTCCCCTTGGCTGAAGGAGGCAGTGGCAGTTTGTGAGAGTTctgaaaatggagagagagacagcaaggAGGAAGGTGAAATGATAAATGGCAAAAGTGAAGATGAGACACAGGTTCACTTTCTTCAGAAACag GTTCAGGCCCTGGAGGCAAAGCTTCAGCTCCTCTCTGCACACAACAGGGAACAAGCTGAGGAGCTACAAATCTGGAGACTGTCTGCCTCATCTACAGGGGAGTGTGTGGAGGACCTTAGCAGTGGTAGCCCCAGATTCCTTGTGAGAGAAGACCAGCTAGTTTTCTCATGCAGCCCCACTGGTCGACAAACACTTAGTCAGCAGAGCAG TTTCAGGAGTGTTGGGGAACATGGGGATCTTTCTCAGACTAAGGGTTATTTTGACCCTGAGGCTGGACACGATGAAAGAGATAATCAGCTTTTATCACAGAAGACGTTAAGAAGCTTTCAATCTGTTCTCAGGGCCAAG GAATTAATTACAGATGATGGCAGCACAGCAACCGAAGCCAACATACAGCAAAAAGAAATCACATCCCCGGATGTAGAAAGCACAGCTCTTCTTTCATCTTCTCAAATGGTGGGCATTAAAGACGATTTCAGTCACCAgaacaaagaaagagaggatgCTCTAGAAAATGTCTCAATCAGTTCTGAGGCTCAGCCCAAGGAAAATACTTTTGCAAAAGAAATCCTAGAGGATTGTACAGCCATATTCAAATCAGAGTATACAATACCTGACACAAAGTTTGTTACAGAACAAGCAGAAATGAGAGACCCCCAGAAATCTAACCTTCATCATGGTGACACAGTTATACATAATCAaaattttggaaaagttacagaACAAGCTGCTGCTCCTGGGAGACAAACTGAAAACTCTGCACAGAATGGTGTTGTAATGAAGTGTCTTGCTACTGGCGAAAGTCAAAAATCAGGCACCGCTTTGGTCACAGGAACAGCAGACCAACCATCAACCAAAGAAATGAAGACTATGTCCACTCAAACAGAAAAATGCAGTCCAAGTGACGTGGTAGATGTTGGAAAGCACATTACGCCTCAGAGGACAGTGGTCTTACTGCACGCTAGCACTCAGACCCAGGCTGAGGAGGTAAAGCAGCCTAAGGAAGAGGATGAGGAATCAATTGACTCTCCTCCCACCTCTCCTGCCCCACCAACAGACCCGGAGAAACTCCTGTTTTCTGGTGCCTTCCCCATTCCAGCTAATCCTGCTCACCTAGCTGAGCGCATTAGACGAAACCGAAGTCGCATGTCTGCAGCGTACGACGACACAGAATACGAACCCTATGGCCTGCCAGAAGTTGTCATGAAAG GTTTTGCTGATATCCCCAGTGGTCTGGCCTGTCCATATGTTTTGCGCAGGGGGCTTTTGGGAACAGATGCACTGCCAGTTTCACTGAGAGAGCCACTCAAAAAAGTAGAGGAAGATATTGAACCATAG